The Flammeovirgaceae bacterium genome contains a region encoding:
- a CDS encoding carboxypeptidase — translation MKKISILFIAIFYLVVTTLAQDKPAEKPADKPVPEPQVFTTTQTVKINGVVHTLKARAGTMLLRDENNEPIALHGFTAYFKEDGPSKRPIIFAYNGGPGSSSYWLHMGVMGPKRIVVNDPGYTKAAPYQLVNNDYSILDMADVVMMDPIGTGLSVPVGKAEGKDFWGVDQDIRAISLFIMQFLKQYDRLQSPKYILGESYGTFRNAGVMSYLLDRGYALNGVVMVSAVFDLRTLTFPPNDDMPYIVHFPTYAATAWYHNKLVNKNPNLMAFLDEVRKFTEEEYMPALFKGDRLTHAQKNQLAGRLNQYTGVSTDYWLKADLRVKAGEFFNELLRNEGMTVGRLDSRFIGINERLINQSGTTDPQSDAISPAYTAGFLDYFHRELGVDKKLNYKTSAYASPGFKWDWNHVGNMQWNTQSAINTGIDMAKAMNEDPNLKVLIMNGIYDLATVFYGVEHSINHLGLRPEIKKNIIMTYYEAGHMMYTHGPSLQKFKKDLADFIRETSQ, via the coding sequence ATGAAAAAGATTTCCATTCTCTTTATTGCAATCTTTTATTTAGTTGTTACAACACTGGCACAGGATAAACCAGCCGAAAAGCCAGCCGATAAACCGGTGCCTGAGCCCCAGGTTTTCACCACAACTCAAACCGTAAAAATCAATGGCGTGGTGCATACGCTTAAAGCACGTGCGGGTACCATGCTGCTCAGGGATGAGAACAATGAACCGATTGCGTTGCATGGATTTACGGCTTATTTCAAAGAAGACGGCCCATCAAAAAGACCAATAATTTTTGCTTACAATGGCGGTCCGGGTTCATCAAGCTATTGGCTGCACATGGGCGTAATGGGCCCCAAACGAATTGTAGTGAACGATCCGGGCTATACAAAGGCGGCTCCGTACCAGTTGGTCAATAATGATTATTCAATTCTGGATATGGCAGACGTGGTGATGATGGACCCTATCGGCACCGGCCTCAGCGTGCCGGTGGGCAAAGCCGAAGGAAAGGACTTCTGGGGTGTTGACCAGGATATTCGTGCAATCAGTTTGTTCATCATGCAATTTTTAAAGCAGTACGACCGGCTTCAATCGCCAAAGTATATTCTCGGTGAGAGTTACGGCACGTTTCGTAATGCGGGTGTGATGAGCTACCTGCTCGATCGCGGTTATGCGTTAAATGGCGTGGTGATGGTTTCGGCAGTGTTTGATCTGCGCACGCTTACATTCCCACCTAATGACGACATGCCCTATATAGTTCATTTCCCCACTTATGCGGCTACGGCCTGGTATCATAACAAACTGGTAAACAAGAACCCGAACCTGATGGCTTTTCTGGACGAGGTTAGAAAATTTACCGAAGAAGAGTATATGCCGGCTCTCTTTAAGGGCGATCGCCTTACGCATGCACAAAAAAATCAACTTGCCGGTCGGTTAAACCAATATACGGGCGTGAGCACCGATTACTGGCTCAAAGCCGATTTACGGGTGAAGGCCGGAGAATTTTTTAATGAGTTGCTGCGGAATGAGGGCATGACGGTAGGCCGGCTGGATTCACGGTTTATTGGTATTAACGAACGCCTTATAAACCAGAGCGGTACGACTGATCCGCAAAGTGATGCCATCTCGCCCGCCTATACAGCCGGCTTTCTGGATTATTTCCATCGTGAACTGGGCGTTGACAAAAAACTGAACTATAAAACATCGGCTTATGCCAGTCCGGGTTTTAAATGGGACTGGAACCATGTGGGCAACATGCAATGGAATACACAAAGCGCAATTAATACCGGCATTGATATGGCCAAAGCCATGAACGAAGACCCGAACCTGAAGGTGTTGATCATGAACGGCATTTATGATTTGGCAACCGTGTTTTATGGTGTTGAGCATTCCATTAACCACCTTGGCCTGCGCCCTGAAATCAAAAAGAACATCATCATGACCTACTATGAAGCCGGCCACATGATGTACACCCACGGGCCTTCCTTACAGAAATTCAAGAAAGATCTGGCTGATTTTATTCGGGAAACTTCACAATAG
- a CDS encoding alkaline phosphatase family protein — translation MSRIAGLFTLILIAAHGLVYAQQKAVFIILDGISADVLEKVETPSIDAIAKAGGYTRACTGGLNDSYNQSPTISAPGYNHVLTGVWSNKHNVWDNSIKEPNYHYWNIFRIAKHAKPGLKTAIFSTWQDNRTKLIGEGLETAGNFKFDYAFDGFEVNEKQFPHDADKKYIFDIDEHVSKEAARYIRERAPDVSWVYLEYTDDIGHRHGDSPDYERAIQFADEQVGRIWEAVQFRQKQVGEDWMIVVTTDHGRDPQTGKGHGGQSDRERTVWIATNAKNLNGRFGQGTAAVDIMPSLLWHLKINPPEEIIMEQDGVPFIGPVSVADAGATLIDDGKKIELRWTVLEGNSKPVVYLSTTNNFKTGGKDEWQRIKCQSATPGRCTIDVSRYPSSFYKIVVKGRSNSINTQVVKNH, via the coding sequence ATGAGTAGAATTGCAGGTTTATTTACGCTGATTTTAATTGCAGCGCACGGGCTGGTTTATGCCCAGCAGAAAGCAGTCTTTATTATCCTTGACGGCATTTCAGCCGATGTACTCGAAAAAGTTGAAACTCCTTCTATTGATGCCATAGCAAAGGCAGGAGGATATACACGGGCCTGCACCGGAGGTTTAAATGACTCCTATAATCAGTCACCTACCATTTCAGCGCCCGGCTACAACCATGTGTTAACCGGTGTGTGGTCGAACAAGCATAACGTTTGGGATAATTCAATTAAGGAACCTAACTATCATTACTGGAATATTTTCCGAATTGCCAAGCACGCTAAACCCGGGTTGAAGACGGCCATCTTCTCTACCTGGCAGGATAACCGAACGAAACTGATTGGCGAAGGATTGGAAACAGCCGGCAATTTCAAATTTGATTATGCCTTTGACGGATTTGAAGTGAATGAAAAGCAATTTCCGCACGATGCGGATAAGAAATATATTTTTGATATAGACGAACACGTATCGAAGGAAGCTGCCCGCTACATCCGCGAACGAGCGCCTGATGTTTCATGGGTTTACCTGGAGTACACCGATGATATCGGTCATCGGCATGGCGACAGCCCGGATTATGAACGAGCCATTCAGTTTGCCGATGAACAAGTGGGCCGGATATGGGAGGCAGTTCAATTCAGACAAAAACAAGTTGGTGAGGATTGGATGATTGTAGTAACTACCGATCACGGTCGCGATCCGCAAACCGGCAAAGGGCATGGCGGGCAGAGCGATCGCGAACGTACAGTTTGGATTGCCACCAATGCAAAAAACCTGAACGGCCGGTTTGGCCAGGGTACAGCCGCTGTTGATATAATGCCTTCGTTGTTGTGGCATTTGAAAATCAATCCCCCGGAAGAAATTATTATGGAACAGGATGGTGTTCCGTTTATCGGCCCTGTTTCTGTGGCTGATGCCGGAGCAACGTTGATTGATGACGGAAAAAAAATTGAATTACGCTGGACTGTGCTAGAGGGGAATTCTAAACCAGTAGTTTATTTGTCAACTACCAATAATTTCAAAACCGGAGGAAAGGACGAGTGGCAACGGATAAAATGCCAATCGGCCACACCGGGCCGTTGTACCATTGATGTAAGCAGGTATCCATCATCGTTTTATAAGATTGTGGTTAAGGGCCGGAGCAATTCCATCAATACACAAGTTGTAAAAAACCATTAG
- the upp gene encoding uracil phosphoribosyltransferase yields the protein MIILNQYATLANQFLFELRHKSIQQNRERFRMNLERLGELMAYEVSKKLKYEERLVDTPLGTSKIEILSEQPVLITVLRAGLPYFEGFKNFFNQADCGFIGAYRKEDEREIAINLDYLAAPQLKGRTVILIDPMLATGKSFVKSVNALLKHGTPAHVHVAALVAAPEGVEYIKQHLKLPFTIWTWALDEKLNEHAYIVPGLGDAGDLCYGEKI from the coding sequence CTGATCATTCTCAATCAATATGCCACCCTTGCTAACCAGTTTTTGTTCGAATTGCGCCACAAATCCATTCAACAAAACCGTGAGCGATTCAGAATGAACCTGGAGCGACTCGGTGAATTGATGGCGTATGAAGTATCGAAAAAACTGAAGTATGAAGAAAGGCTTGTTGATACGCCACTGGGCACATCAAAAATTGAAATACTCAGCGAGCAACCCGTGCTAATTACCGTTTTGCGGGCCGGTTTACCTTACTTTGAAGGATTCAAAAATTTTTTCAACCAGGCCGATTGCGGTTTCATCGGGGCTTACCGTAAGGAAGACGAAAGAGAAATCGCCATTAACCTGGATTACCTGGCCGCGCCTCAACTGAAAGGCCGCACTGTAATTCTGATCGACCCCATGCTGGCTACCGGCAAATCATTTGTTAAGTCGGTAAATGCCTTGTTAAAGCACGGAACACCGGCTCATGTTCATGTAGCCGCATTGGTAGCAGCACCTGAAGGGGTGGAATACATTAAACAGCATTTAAAATTGCCCTTTACCATCTGGACGTGGGCCCTGGATGAGAAACTGAATGAACACGCCTACATTGTGCCGGGCCTGGGCGATGCGGGCGACTTATGTTATGGCGAAAAAATTTAA
- a CDS encoding aminopeptidase: MNRNPSVKKKKTSAKATRKPDFGLLKALCAVHAPSGEEYAMTEFLLNYIAKVKKIWKANPKIFYGEGFQDCILLQFGKPRTAIFAHMDSIGFTVRYFNQLLTIGSPDAEAGTKLVGRDRLGEIECELEFDKEHHAFYKFGRTIERGTSLTYKPNFKETTHYIQSPYLDNRLGVYNALKVAETLTDGIIAFSCWEEHGGGSVPYLARFMYEKWGVTQALVSDITWASDGVEPGKGVVISMRDRNIPRRKFIDRIISIADKNKLPYQLEVEGMGSSDGRELQLSPIPFDWCFVGAPQQFAHTPHEKVHKYDIESMIGLYKELMKKL, translated from the coding sequence ATGAACCGAAATCCATCTGTGAAAAAGAAAAAAACATCAGCTAAAGCAACCCGTAAACCCGACTTCGGCCTGCTGAAAGCACTCTGTGCTGTCCACGCTCCTTCCGGAGAAGAGTATGCCATGACGGAGTTTTTGCTGAATTACATTGCCAAAGTCAAAAAAATCTGGAAAGCAAATCCAAAAATTTTTTACGGAGAAGGTTTTCAGGATTGCATCCTGCTTCAATTCGGCAAACCGCGTACCGCCATCTTTGCCCACATGGATTCCATCGGCTTCACCGTTCGATACTTTAATCAACTGCTTACCATCGGCAGCCCCGATGCCGAAGCGGGCACTAAACTGGTGGGTCGTGACAGGCTGGGCGAAATTGAGTGCGAACTGGAGTTCGATAAGGAGCACCATGCCTTTTACAAATTCGGCCGCACGATTGAACGCGGCACTTCACTTACCTACAAACCCAACTTCAAAGAAACCACCCATTACATCCAGTCGCCCTACCTCGATAACCGGCTGGGGGTTTACAATGCGCTGAAAGTGGCCGAAACACTTACCGATGGCATAATTGCCTTTTCGTGCTGGGAAGAACACGGTGGCGGGTCCGTTCCTTACCTCGCCCGTTTTATGTATGAGAAGTGGGGCGTAACCCAGGCGCTTGTTTCTGACATTACCTGGGCATCGGATGGCGTTGAGCCCGGCAAAGGCGTGGTGATTTCAATGCGCGACCGGAACATACCCCGCAGAAAATTTATTGACCGTATTATATCCATTGCCGATAAGAATAAACTTCCTTACCAGCTGGAAGTAGAGGGCATGGGCTCCAGCGATGGCCGCGAATTACAACTATCGCCTATTCCGTTCGATTGGTGTTTTGTTGGCGCCCCACAGCAATTCGCACACACCCCACACGAGAAGGTGCACAAATACGATATCGAAAGCATGATCGGGCTTTACAAGGAACTGATGAAAAAACTTTAA
- a CDS encoding Uma2 family endonuclease, whose translation MQESIARPPRTIMEVFKMLPEGTLAELIDGIIYMSPSPLYKHQQIVSRLLVQIGHFVDKNDLGEVFTAPFDVYLDESANAVQPEILFIQKKNLSIIKEHVHGVPDLIIEVLSGGNPMFDTVQKKNLYERFAVKEYWIIDPETRIAAGYKHTGTGFEELGNYQGEVLSVLLNRKFTF comes from the coding sequence ATGCAGGAATCAATTGCAAGACCCCCCAGAACGATTATGGAGGTATTTAAGATGCTTCCTGAGGGGACTCTTGCTGAACTTATTGATGGAATTATCTATATGAGCCCATCACCGTTGTATAAACATCAGCAAATAGTTTCGCGATTGCTTGTTCAAATAGGGCATTTTGTAGATAAAAATGATCTGGGTGAGGTATTTACGGCACCGTTTGATGTTTACTTGGATGAAAGTGCCAATGCTGTTCAACCGGAAATCCTTTTTATTCAAAAAAAGAATTTATCGATTATTAAAGAACATGTACATGGTGTTCCGGATTTAATTATAGAAGTACTGTCCGGAGGTAATCCAATGTTTGATACCGTACAAAAAAAGAATCTTTATGAACGATTTGCCGTGAAGGAATATTGGATAATTGATCCGGAAACCAGGATAGCGGCAGGATATAAACACACAGGAACAGGGTTCGAAGAGTTGGGCAATTATCAAGGTGAGGTTCTTTCTGTGCTTCTTAACCGAAAGTTTACTTTTTAA
- the hpt gene encoding hypoxanthine phosphoribosyltransferase, with amino-acid sequence MICMIKIKDLEFKKFITAAKIADKVAALANQLHADYDGKTPLFLPILNGSFIFAADLIRQTNLECRVSFVKHASYQGTVSTGQLKTLIGLNESIFNQDIILVEDIMDTGLTLSKVVEELRGLGTRSVEIVTLIRKAPARQHAVQPKYIGFDIENEFVVGYGLDYDGLGRNLPDIYKVAGNQS; translated from the coding sequence ATGATCTGCATGATTAAAATCAAAGACCTCGAATTCAAAAAATTTATTACAGCCGCCAAAATAGCCGATAAAGTAGCTGCGCTGGCAAACCAACTTCATGCCGACTACGATGGAAAAACCCCGTTGTTCCTTCCTATCCTGAACGGCTCATTCATCTTTGCGGCCGACCTCATCCGCCAGACCAATTTGGAATGCCGCGTATCGTTTGTAAAGCATGCTTCGTACCAGGGAACCGTAAGCACCGGGCAACTCAAAACACTTATCGGTCTTAATGAAAGCATCTTTAATCAAGATATCATTCTGGTGGAAGACATAATGGATACCGGGTTAACACTGAGTAAAGTAGTAGAAGAACTCCGTGGCCTCGGTACCCGGTCGGTCGAAATCGTTACACTCATCCGCAAAGCGCCCGCACGCCAGCATGCCGTGCAGCCGAAATATATTGGCTTTGATATTGAAAATGAATTTGTGGTGGGCTACGGACTGGACTATGACGGCCTCGGGCGAAACTTGCCTGATATTTATAAGGTAGCCGGCAATCAATCCTGA
- a CDS encoding adenylate kinase has protein sequence MVNLVIFGPPGAGKGTQSEKLIGKYGFVHISTGDLFRWHTKNDTPLGKRVKEIMNSGALVPDEITISMLKEELDKNPDAKGFLFDGFPRTVAQAEALDKFMKDNGSAIHFVVALDVNEQELRERIAKRKAIENRADDEEEKLNKRITEYFGKTIHVLPYYEKQGRLARVNGVGKIDDIFASICAVIDKGK, from the coding sequence ATGGTCAACCTTGTAATTTTCGGTCCTCCGGGTGCCGGCAAAGGAACACAGAGCGAAAAGCTCATCGGCAAATACGGCTTTGTTCATATTTCCACGGGCGACCTGTTTCGCTGGCACACTAAAAACGATACACCGCTCGGTAAACGGGTTAAGGAAATCATGAACAGCGGTGCACTGGTGCCCGATGAGATTACAATCTCCATGCTCAAAGAAGAACTGGATAAAAATCCTGATGCAAAAGGTTTTTTATTCGATGGCTTTCCGCGCACCGTGGCCCAGGCCGAAGCATTGGATAAGTTTATGAAAGACAACGGCAGCGCCATTCATTTTGTGGTTGCCCTCGATGTAAACGAGCAGGAGTTGCGCGAACGCATCGCCAAACGCAAAGCCATTGAAAACCGAGCCGATGATGAGGAGGAAAAGCTGAACAAACGCATCACCGAATATTTTGGTAAAACCATTCACGTACTGCCCTACTACGAAAAGCAAGGCCGCCTGGCCCGCGTAAATGGGGTTGGAAAAATTGACGACATCTTTGCCAGCATCTGCGCGGTAATTGATAAAGGAAAATGA
- the obgE gene encoding GTPase ObgE, with protein MSSPNFIDHVKFCSRSGAGGAGFLHFHREKFVPKGGPDGGDGGRGGHVILRGNSQLWTLLHLKYRKHVIAENGKPGEAQNCTGAEGRDEIVEVPLGTVAKRAETGETIIEITEHGQEFILTPGGRGGRGNAYFATSTRQAPNFAQPGEPGKEEWIVLELKLLADVGLVGFPNAGKSTLLSVVSAAKPKIADYPFTTLTPNLGVVSYRENQSFVMADIPGIIEGAAEGKGLGIRFLRHIERNAMLLFMVPADSKDISKEYEILLSELRKYNPELLDKKRLLAISKSDLLDDELKAATERELPAGVPHVFISAVTGKGLSELKDLIWQHLHT; from the coding sequence ATGTCATCACCCAACTTTATTGACCATGTAAAATTCTGTTCGCGATCGGGTGCGGGTGGAGCCGGCTTTCTGCACTTTCACCGCGAAAAGTTTGTGCCCAAAGGCGGGCCCGATGGCGGTGATGGCGGCCGGGGCGGGCATGTCATCCTACGGGGCAACTCACAATTATGGACGCTGCTTCATTTAAAATACCGGAAGCATGTAATTGCCGAGAACGGCAAACCTGGCGAAGCACAAAACTGCACCGGTGCCGAAGGCAGAGATGAAATCGTTGAAGTACCCCTGGGCACGGTTGCCAAACGTGCTGAGACAGGCGAAACAATTATTGAGATAACTGAACACGGACAGGAGTTTATTCTTACTCCCGGAGGCCGGGGAGGCCGGGGCAATGCCTACTTTGCAACCTCAACGCGGCAGGCACCCAACTTTGCCCAGCCGGGCGAACCCGGAAAAGAAGAATGGATTGTTCTTGAACTTAAACTGCTGGCCGATGTCGGACTGGTTGGCTTTCCGAATGCCGGCAAATCAACACTGCTCTCGGTGGTATCGGCAGCGAAGCCTAAAATTGCCGATTATCCGTTTACCACATTAACGCCAAACCTGGGTGTGGTTTCTTACCGGGAGAACCAATCGTTTGTAATGGCCGACATCCCCGGAATAATTGAAGGTGCTGCCGAAGGCAAAGGCCTGGGCATCCGCTTTCTCCGGCACATCGAACGCAATGCCATGCTGCTGTTTATGGTGCCGGCCGATTCAAAGGATATTTCGAAAGAATATGAAATCCTGTTAAGTGAACTCCGCAAATACAATCCGGAGTTGCTTGATAAAAAACGGTTGTTGGCTATCTCAAAATCCGACTTGCTGGATGATGAACTGAAAGCGGCTACCGAACGCGAACTGCCTGCCGGTGTACCGCATGTATTCATCTCGGCCGTTACCGGCAAAGGCCTTTCCGAACTGAAAGACCTTATCTGGCAGCATCTTCACACCTGA
- a CDS encoding nucleotide exchange factor GrpE: MDKNQVTDNDLESPVAQNQAGESPNQDSPETFDTLTGTDNTDLAKELSKTKDELAEAKDKYLRLYSEFENFRRRTAKEKLELIQSANEATIKLFLPVMDDFERAEKSFQGSNPKDLEGLQLISNKFRKLLEQSGVKPMDLPAGSEFNPDLHDAITQVPVNDDSLKGRIVDVVEKGYFLNDKVIRHAKVVVGQ; this comes from the coding sequence ATGGACAAAAATCAGGTAACCGATAACGATTTAGAGAGTCCTGTGGCTCAAAATCAGGCCGGTGAAAGCCCGAATCAGGACAGCCCCGAGACATTTGATACCCTTACAGGAACCGATAACACTGATTTGGCGAAGGAATTGAGCAAAACCAAAGACGAATTGGCAGAAGCAAAAGACAAATATTTAAGGCTGTATTCGGAGTTCGAAAACTTCCGCAGGAGGACAGCCAAAGAAAAACTGGAGCTGATCCAATCAGCCAATGAAGCCACTATCAAGTTGTTTCTGCCCGTGATGGACGATTTTGAAAGGGCCGAAAAATCGTTTCAGGGCAGCAACCCCAAAGACCTCGAAGGCCTGCAACTCATTAGCAATAAATTCCGGAAACTGCTTGAGCAATCCGGTGTAAAACCGATGGACTTGCCGGCCGGATCGGAGTTTAATCCCGACCTGCACGATGCCATTACCCAGGTACCGGTAAATGACGACAGCCTGAAAGGCCGGATTGTTGATGTGGTTGAGAAGGGCTATTTTTTAAACGATAAAGTTATACGCCACGCCAAGGTAGTGGTAGGGCAATAA
- the dnaJ gene encoding molecular chaperone DnaJ, translating into MAKRDYYEILGVNKGATAEEIKKAYRKVAIQYHPDKNPGNKEAEEKFKEAAEAYEVLSDENKRAQYDRFGHSRGNGGFGGHHMDMEDIFSQFGDIFGGHNPFDSFFGGGGGTRRRQRKGSNLRIKLKLTLDEIAHGVEKKIKVNRLVRAEGITYKTCSTCQGNGQVRKVVNTMLGQMVSTTTCPQCDGAGQVIDKRPPGVDSSGLVHKEEIITIKIPAGVSEGMQLSMAGKGNEAPGGGIAGDLLILIEEQEDTKLKRDGNNIIYDLHISFVDAALGTTVEVPTISGKVKIKIEPGTQSGKILRLRGKGLRDVNGYETGDQLIYVNVWTPRKLTPEERAKLESLRNSPNFEPKPDAGDKTFFERMKEFFQ; encoded by the coding sequence ATGGCAAAACGCGACTATTACGAAATACTGGGTGTTAACAAAGGTGCCACTGCAGAAGAAATAAAAAAGGCATACCGTAAAGTGGCCATACAATACCACCCTGATAAAAACCCGGGCAACAAAGAAGCGGAAGAAAAATTTAAAGAAGCAGCTGAAGCGTACGAAGTACTGAGTGATGAAAACAAACGCGCCCAGTATGATCGCTTTGGGCATTCGCGCGGCAACGGTGGGTTTGGCGGGCACCACATGGACATGGAAGATATCTTCAGCCAGTTTGGCGATATCTTCGGAGGGCACAATCCGTTTGACTCATTCTTTGGCGGAGGCGGTGGTACGCGCAGAAGACAACGCAAAGGATCGAACCTGCGCATCAAACTCAAACTTACCCTCGATGAAATTGCCCATGGTGTTGAAAAGAAAATCAAAGTCAATCGGCTTGTCCGTGCCGAAGGCATAACCTATAAAACCTGCTCAACCTGCCAGGGCAACGGGCAGGTGCGCAAAGTAGTTAACACCATGCTGGGCCAGATGGTATCCACCACCACCTGCCCGCAATGCGATGGTGCCGGCCAGGTAATTGACAAACGGCCGCCCGGTGTTGACAGTTCGGGACTGGTTCATAAAGAAGAAATCATCACCATTAAAATTCCGGCAGGCGTAAGCGAAGGCATGCAGCTTTCGATGGCCGGCAAAGGCAACGAAGCCCCCGGTGGCGGTATTGCCGGAGACCTGCTCATTTTAATTGAAGAACAGGAAGACACCAAACTGAAGCGCGATGGCAATAACATTATTTACGACCTGCACATCAGCTTTGTTGATGCCGCTCTGGGCACTACGGTGGAAGTACCCACCATTTCAGGCAAAGTGAAAATTAAAATTGAACCGGGCACCCAAAGTGGTAAAATCCTGCGCCTGCGGGGCAAGGGCCTGCGCGATGTAAACGGCTATGAAACGGGCGACCAACTGATTTATGTCAATGTGTGGACCCCCCGGAAACTGACACCCGAAGAGCGCGCCAAGCTTGAAAGCCTTCGAAATTCGCCCAATTTCGAGCCTAAACCCGATGCCGGGGATAAAACGTTCTTCGAGCGGATGAAGGAATTTTTCCAGTAA
- a CDS encoding ABC transporter ATP-binding protein — protein MEALLAKNVTKHYANHIALNDVSLTIPEKSIYGLLGPNGAGKTTFIRIINQIINSDGGEIRIFGEPLAEKHVSIIGYLPEERGLYKKLKVGEQLLYLAQLKGLSRKDALTKIKTWFEKFEIKDWWNKKVEDLSKGMAQKVQFISTVLHEPRLIILDEPFSGFDPVNAQLITENILELREKGSTIIFSTHRMETVESLCDQIALINKSKKILEGSKKEVKEQFRSNTFMVEHNNNNFHLDGGRYEILQQKSISENHIESTIRAASGIKGNQLIRELVDLTEVHRFEEKLPTMADIFISLVKGEGDEALKKHLQEV, from the coding sequence GTGGAAGCCCTTCTTGCAAAAAACGTTACCAAGCATTACGCCAATCACATTGCGCTGAATGATGTATCGCTGACCATTCCTGAAAAAAGTATTTATGGCTTACTTGGTCCCAACGGTGCCGGAAAAACCACCTTCATCCGCATCATCAACCAAATCATTAATTCGGATGGAGGTGAAATCCGTATTTTTGGTGAACCCCTTGCCGAAAAACATGTGAGCATCATCGGCTACCTGCCCGAAGAACGCGGATTATATAAAAAACTTAAAGTAGGCGAACAACTGCTTTATCTGGCGCAACTTAAGGGATTGAGTCGCAAAGATGCTCTTACTAAAATCAAAACATGGTTCGAAAAATTCGAGATCAAAGACTGGTGGAACAAAAAAGTAGAGGATCTCTCCAAGGGTATGGCGCAAAAGGTACAGTTTATCTCTACCGTGCTGCATGAGCCCCGATTAATCATTCTGGATGAGCCCTTTTCCGGGTTTGATCCGGTTAACGCGCAACTGATTACTGAAAACATTTTAGAGCTACGCGAAAAAGGTAGTACCATCATTTTCTCTACCCACCGGATGGAAACTGTAGAGTCGTTGTGCGACCAGATTGCGCTGATCAACAAATCGAAAAAAATACTGGAGGGGTCCAAAAAAGAAGTAAAGGAACAGTTCCGGTCGAATACTTTTATGGTTGAACATAACAACAACAATTTTCATCTGGATGGTGGTCGCTATGAAATTCTGCAGCAAAAGTCCATCAGCGAAAACCATATCGAATCTACCATTCGTGCGGCCAGCGGCATCAAAGGCAACCAGCTTATCCGCGAACTGGTTGACTTGACCGAGGTGCACCGGTTCGAAGAAAAACTACCCACCATGGCCGATATCTTTATCAGTTTGGTAAAAGGCGAAGGCGATGAAGCCCTGAAAAAACACCTGCAGGAAGTTTAA